A section of the Paenibacillus odorifer genome encodes:
- the hcp gene encoding hydroxylamine reductase, whose product MFCYQCEQTPNGGCTVVGVCGKNETIASLQDTMIFALKGIAAYATHARQLGYSDPEVDRITHEALYMTLTNSNFNTQEHLEMAMKVGDAAVRIMDVLDRAHTDRFGIPQPITVSQNKIEGQCIVVTGHNLYALEELLRQTEGKGINIYTHSEMLPAHGYPALKKYKHLKGNIGKAWYDQRRLFEQFPGAILATTNCVMPIKGTYADRFFSYEVAGLEGVEKITGDDFSPLINRALSLPAADVESDLVLTTGYHHETVIGLAPEIIQAVKDGHIRRFFVIAGCDAPGTGGNYYRELATSLPNDTVILTTSCGKFRFNDVDYGTVGDTGIPRYIDLGQCNNSGSTVKIAMALAEAFECTVNELPVSIVLSWFEQKAVAILLGLFSLGIQDIRIGPKPPEFISPGVLDVLVELFGLKLITTAEEDMNAMLALS is encoded by the coding sequence ATGTTTTGTTACCAATGTGAACAGACACCGAATGGCGGATGCACCGTTGTAGGGGTATGTGGCAAAAATGAAACCATTGCGAGTTTACAAGATACGATGATTTTTGCATTAAAAGGAATTGCAGCTTATGCGACACATGCCCGGCAGCTAGGATATAGCGACCCCGAGGTGGATCGTATCACCCACGAAGCTTTGTATATGACGTTGACCAATTCCAACTTTAATACGCAGGAACATTTGGAGATGGCGATGAAGGTCGGAGATGCGGCGGTGCGCATCATGGATGTACTGGATCGTGCGCATACGGACCGCTTTGGCATTCCGCAACCAATCACAGTCAGTCAGAACAAAATTGAAGGTCAATGTATTGTTGTGACTGGACATAATTTATATGCGTTGGAGGAATTACTGCGGCAGACAGAGGGGAAAGGCATCAACATTTATACTCACTCAGAAATGCTGCCTGCGCATGGATATCCTGCACTCAAAAAGTATAAGCATCTTAAAGGCAACATCGGCAAAGCGTGGTATGATCAGCGTAGATTGTTTGAGCAGTTTCCCGGTGCAATTCTTGCTACCACAAACTGTGTAATGCCGATTAAAGGCACTTATGCAGACCGCTTTTTCTCATATGAAGTAGCGGGGCTGGAAGGTGTAGAGAAAATAACGGGCGACGACTTCTCCCCACTAATTAATCGAGCGTTGTCCCTACCTGCGGCTGATGTAGAGTCAGATCTGGTACTCACGACCGGATATCATCATGAAACTGTAATCGGGTTAGCACCAGAGATCATTCAAGCAGTCAAAGACGGGCATATCCGCCGGTTTTTCGTCATTGCAGGCTGTGATGCGCCAGGTACGGGCGGGAATTACTACCGTGAGTTGGCGACTTCCTTACCGAACGATACCGTCATTTTAACTACTTCTTGCGGAAAGTTCCGCTTTAATGACGTAGATTATGGCACCGTTGGAGACACCGGTATTCCGCGTTACATTGACCTTGGGCAATGTAATAATTCCGGTTCTACAGTGAAGATTGCCATGGCTCTGGCTGAGGCATTTGAGTGTACGGTGAACGAGCTGCCTGTCAGCATCGTGCTGTCTTGGTTTGAGCAAAAAGCAGTGGCCATTCTGCTAGGCTTGTTCAGTCTCGGCATTCAGGACATCCGCATCGGACCAAAGCCACCCGAGTTCATCTCGCCAGGTGTACTGGATGTGTTGGTAGAGCTTTTTGGATTGAAGCTAATTACTACTGCTGAGGAAGATATGAACGCGATGTTGGCGTTGTCGTAG
- a CDS encoding MFS transporter, which translates to MIAAKDIEFKSRHGQRLGMMAAICMGAFISHFTAGIVNVSLPFIVDYFQTELGKGLWITTGYLLVITALLPVMGKLGDRYGFRRIHNLGFVIFTVGSILVAFSPNLPILLTLRVIQGVGAAIFQATNIALITIHMPKEQRGRALGILSTAVALGGMTGPIAGGLIAEWLSWKWLFLIHVPVAIVATIMAYRYIPNRVQERKPGAISFVGASLFMAFITLVLLVITNGSKWGWVSVWTMTSLVGGFLLLITFLFWERKQKNPFLPLQALKIPTVAGGLIVSCASFILSNTLLVLIPFYLMGAAVPFSSSTTGYIMAAYPIALAFAGPLAGYCSDRYGSHRLMLMGLSCMGSGFILLLVYLDHIPVYGIAAILSLIGLGMGLIASPNNSFIMQQTPREHVGSIGGLIALTRNAGMVFGSALGLGVMSGGTGQGSQLQAYKLVFEINIFICLGVIVLMIVINRRSFKSA; encoded by the coding sequence ATGATAGCAGCAAAAGATATAGAGTTTAAAAGCAGACACGGGCAGCGGCTGGGGATGATGGCGGCTATTTGTATGGGGGCGTTTATTTCCCATTTTACAGCCGGAATTGTGAATGTGTCGCTTCCTTTTATTGTGGATTATTTTCAGACAGAGCTTGGGAAGGGATTATGGATCACAACAGGGTATCTGCTAGTGATTACGGCACTTCTTCCTGTTATGGGGAAACTGGGCGACCGTTATGGTTTTCGCCGGATTCACAATCTTGGATTTGTGATCTTTACTGTGGGTTCCATCCTGGTCGCTTTTTCACCTAATTTACCAATATTGCTAACGCTCAGAGTTATACAGGGAGTAGGAGCTGCGATTTTCCAAGCAACTAATATTGCGCTCATCACCATTCATATGCCGAAAGAGCAAAGAGGACGTGCACTCGGAATTTTAAGTACAGCTGTCGCACTGGGCGGGATGACGGGACCTATAGCGGGAGGTTTGATTGCAGAGTGGCTGAGCTGGAAATGGTTATTTTTAATCCATGTTCCTGTGGCGATTGTGGCTACAATTATGGCATATCGGTACATACCCAACCGTGTGCAAGAGCGCAAACCGGGTGCTATCAGCTTCGTGGGGGCCAGCTTGTTTATGGCATTCATCACCTTGGTTCTTCTCGTAATAACAAATGGGAGCAAATGGGGCTGGGTGTCCGTGTGGACGATGACAAGTTTGGTGGGGGGGTTCTTGTTACTGATTACTTTTCTATTCTGGGAACGGAAGCAAAAGAATCCTTTTCTACCCTTACAAGCTTTGAAAATTCCAACTGTAGCGGGAGGCTTGATCGTTAGCTGTGCCTCTTTTATTCTGTCTAATACATTGCTTGTCCTTATTCCATTTTATTTGATGGGGGCGGCGGTTCCGTTCTCGTCATCTACGACAGGATATATTATGGCGGCTTATCCCATTGCCTTGGCGTTTGCAGGTCCTCTCGCAGGCTACTGTTCCGACCGTTATGGCTCTCATCGTCTGATGCTTATGGGACTGAGCTGTATGGGAAGCGGGTTTATCTTGTTGCTGGTGTATTTAGACCATATACCGGTTTATGGAATCGCGGCGATTCTATCTCTTATAGGCCTTGGTATGGGGCTCATTGCCTCTCCTAATAATAGCTTTATTATGCAGCAGACGCCTCGGGAACACGTAGGTTCGATTGGCGGATTAATTGCTTTAACAAGAAATGCGGGGATGGTCTTTGGCTCAGCACTTGGACTTGGTGTGATGAGTGGAGGGACAGGACAAGGGAGTCAGTTGCAGGCGTACAAATTGGTTTTTGAGATTAATATTTTCATTTGTTTAGGCGTTATTGTACTAATGATTGTTATAAATAGAAGGTCATTTAAATCTGCTTGA
- a CDS encoding cysteine hydrolase family protein: MNQVLLIIDAQQELMDGNEKESAVFNKEQLIRNINKVIEQAKEANVEVVFVRDLDVAEGTGAGFQVHNEINRSVNAKIFDKLATNSFHGTELLQYLKDQQIEHVVIMGCKTQHCIDTAVRTATVSGMDVTLVGDGHSTTGNDVLSAEQIIKHHNKTLHGHYNVEHFSMVRSSEEDLFRPTHDSYR; this comes from the coding sequence TTGAATCAGGTATTATTAATCATCGATGCACAACAAGAATTAATGGATGGAAACGAAAAGGAAAGTGCGGTATTCAATAAAGAGCAGCTTATCCGGAATATTAATAAAGTGATTGAACAAGCAAAAGAAGCCAATGTCGAAGTTGTGTTTGTTAGGGATCTTGATGTCGCTGAAGGAACAGGTGCAGGCTTTCAAGTGCACAATGAAATCAATAGGTCTGTAAATGCCAAAATCTTTGATAAGCTGGCAACGAATTCTTTTCACGGAACTGAACTGCTACAATATCTGAAAGATCAGCAGATTGAGCATGTGGTCATTATGGGATGTAAAACTCAACACTGCATCGATACTGCGGTTCGGACGGCTACGGTTAGCGGCATGGATGTTACATTGGTCGGAGATGGTCATTCTACAACGGGCAATGATGTTTTAAGTGCAGAACAAATCATCAAGCATCACAATAAAACATTACATGGGCACTACAATGTCGAACATTTTTCTATGGTCAGAAGTTCCGAAGAAGATTTGTTTCGCCCAACGCATGACTCTTATAGATAA
- a CDS encoding CPBP family intramembrane glutamic endopeptidase encodes MTLSLLISAVLQLILFSIIPYTYWFFTSRTTSSFAMWIGWKKPQLISRKQFILCFILTMTIFTSLGMLTAIYMLDRNTLASSQFYGTGLKGLIPALIYSWLQTSLSEEILFRGFIGKRLSSKFGFGIGNCAQALLFGVVHAVLLYSSAGFLNSAVVMLLTGLVGWSIGILNEKLSGGSIIPGWVLHGLTNLISSIFMMYQWM; translated from the coding sequence TTGACATTGTCATTGCTCATCAGTGCAGTCCTTCAGCTCATCTTATTCAGCATCATTCCCTATACATACTGGTTTTTTACAAGCAGAACAACATCATCCTTTGCCATGTGGATTGGCTGGAAGAAACCCCAATTGATTTCTAGGAAGCAGTTCATACTATGTTTTATACTTACGATGACTATATTCACCAGTCTGGGAATGCTTACAGCAATCTACATGCTGGATAGGAATACTTTGGCCAGCTCACAGTTTTATGGTACAGGTCTTAAAGGTTTGATTCCGGCATTGATTTATTCTTGGTTGCAGACTAGCTTGTCCGAAGAGATTCTGTTCCGCGGCTTCATTGGAAAACGGTTAAGTTCGAAATTCGGATTCGGAATTGGAAACTGTGCTCAAGCTTTATTATTTGGTGTCGTACATGCTGTGCTGTTATACAGTAGTGCCGGATTTTTGAATTCTGCTGTTGTAATGCTTCTTACGGGTCTTGTGGGTTGGAGTATCGGAATATTGAATGAGAAGTTATCCGGCGGTTCGATCATTCCAGGTTGGGTCCTGCACGGGCTGACTAATCTGATTTCCTCCATTTTTATGATGTATCAATGGATGTAG
- a CDS encoding sensor histidine kinase, with amino-acid sequence MSFIREISPYFFGVFMLILIYVPQGVTFYIFLKKFLILNRSKKSFIGCLIIFYMVKSLTAASLSLVDSVILHLIVYSLITIVYFRGSVLQKLFFSSFYTVFTVVIEMLVWYGIQHIPLNTGGINEANFWWLSFAFLFVILLSIMLCLLLLRLFKVDTTTLLSNQDWAVLNLVSAGSLLIIIVNLRYSSDKPFNIPLDFVFILLGILVINVAVMFIYQKLMKRMQIEFHNHVLQQQVKDYTSKLKDNQEAQRLRHDLNHVLILIHSLLDEGALEEAKRYIAEVASTQEAGEKFISSGNIAIDAIYNEKFAKAELHQVTMQSHFRIPQDLSLAGKEVDIAIILGNALDNAIEGVQRLPESEQNVIELEVIYTEGLLVISLKNPASLLTEDGQGSFLSSKRNFGSRGFGIESIEYAVQQLQGSVSFRYENGQFMMLAVLPLPE; translated from the coding sequence ATGTCTTTCATCCGGGAGATTAGTCCTTACTTTTTTGGTGTATTTATGCTCATCCTTATATATGTTCCGCAAGGGGTCACATTTTATATTTTTCTCAAGAAATTTCTAATCCTGAACAGGAGCAAAAAGTCATTTATAGGCTGTCTTATTATCTTTTATATGGTTAAATCGCTTACTGCTGCTAGCTTATCTCTAGTTGATTCGGTCATCCTTCACCTGATTGTATATAGTCTGATTACTATTGTTTATTTCCGCGGCAGTGTGCTACAAAAGCTGTTCTTTAGCAGTTTCTATACAGTGTTTACGGTTGTTATTGAAATGCTGGTATGGTATGGGATTCAGCATATCCCGCTCAATACCGGTGGAATAAATGAAGCTAATTTTTGGTGGTTATCTTTTGCTTTCCTATTTGTTATTTTGCTAAGCATCATGTTATGTCTGCTATTGTTGCGGTTATTCAAAGTGGACACCACTACGTTATTGTCGAATCAGGATTGGGCTGTGTTGAATCTTGTTTCGGCGGGTTCTTTGCTTATTATTATTGTGAATCTGAGATATTCCAGTGATAAACCTTTTAATATTCCGCTTGATTTTGTGTTCATTCTGCTTGGTATTCTTGTAATTAATGTGGCTGTAATGTTTATATATCAAAAGTTAATGAAACGGATGCAGATCGAATTCCATAATCATGTGCTTCAGCAGCAAGTGAAGGATTACACGAGTAAACTGAAAGATAATCAGGAAGCACAGCGTTTGCGGCATGATCTGAATCATGTGCTGATCCTTATTCATTCTCTGCTGGATGAAGGCGCTTTAGAAGAAGCCAAGCGATATATTGCAGAGGTTGCTTCGACACAGGAGGCGGGAGAAAAGTTTATTTCTTCTGGAAATATCGCTATTGATGCCATTTATAATGAGAAATTCGCAAAAGCTGAGCTACATCAAGTTACAATGCAATCTCATTTTCGCATCCCGCAGGACCTGTCACTTGCAGGCAAAGAGGTTGATATTGCAATTATTCTAGGCAATGCATTAGATAATGCAATTGAAGGGGTTCAGAGATTACCAGAGTCAGAGCAGAATGTTATTGAGCTGGAAGTAATTTATACCGAAGGGTTATTGGTGATTTCTTTAAAGAATCCTGCATCTCTGCTTACAGAGGACGGGCAGGGCTCTTTTTTGTCCAGCAAGCGGAACTTTGGGAGTAGAGGGTTCGGAATCGAAAGCATTGAGTATGCGGTTCAACAGCTTCAAGGAAGCGTCAGTTTCAGATATGAGAATGGGCAGTTCATGATGTTGGCGGTATTACCACTGCCTGAGTAG
- a CDS encoding LytR/AlgR family response regulator transcription factor, translated as MNLNIAICDDQRQDASRLEELLKKQMTSLQGMTASIEIYESGQTLLQTMTSTAYDIVYLDMEMPEYNGIEVAEKIRLKDARVLIIYVTSHTSYMRRSFAVHPFRYLLKPIDEHELQTATVKAIQQCLQRNNVLTFSIHHMSYNLRVDDIMYITVERGKKLVLYTEQETYSYYGKLGDLEGQLGSHDFCRVHTGFLVNWLHVRSLSKELIQLKNGVELPVSRSKSSDSLRSYHAFIEKRLLR; from the coding sequence ATGAATCTTAACATTGCTATCTGTGACGATCAGAGGCAAGATGCCTCGCGGTTGGAAGAATTACTCAAGAAGCAGATGACTAGCCTGCAAGGGATGACCGCCTCTATTGAGATTTATGAATCAGGCCAAACCCTGCTTCAGACAATGACGTCTACCGCATACGATATAGTTTATCTGGATATGGAGATGCCCGAGTATAACGGTATAGAAGTTGCAGAGAAGATCCGGCTCAAAGATGCCAGGGTATTAATTATTTATGTCACCAGCCATACAAGTTATATGAGAAGAAGCTTTGCGGTTCATCCCTTTCGCTATTTGCTGAAACCTATTGATGAACATGAACTGCAGACCGCCACAGTCAAAGCCATTCAGCAATGCTTGCAAAGAAACAATGTGCTGACATTCTCAATCCATCATATGAGCTATAATTTAAGGGTAGATGATATTATGTATATCACGGTAGAACGAGGTAAAAAGTTGGTCCTTTATACTGAACAAGAGACTTACTCGTATTATGGCAAACTGGGAGATTTGGAAGGACAGCTGGGATCACATGATTTCTGTCGCGTACATACGGGATTCCTAGTAAATTGGCTGCATGTTCGTTCTTTAAGCAAGGAACTTATTCAGCTGAAGAACGGGGTGGAACTTCCAGTCAGCCGCAGTAAAAGCTCTGATTCTTTACGGTCATACCATGCCTTTATAGAAAAGAGGCTCTTAAGATAA